The Kryptolebias marmoratus isolate JLee-2015 linkage group LG18, ASM164957v2, whole genome shotgun sequence genome includes a region encoding these proteins:
- the atp6v1e1b gene encoding V-type proton ATPase subunit E 1, which produces MALSDADVQKQIKHMMAFIEQEANEKAEEIDAKAEEEFNIEKGRLVQTQRLKIMEYYEKKEKQIEQQKKIQMSNLMNQARLKVLKARDDMISEMLNEARQRLANIAKDPARYSALMDGLMLQGFYQLLETKVIIRCRKQDIQLVQQSIQKNISVYKAAVKKNLEVRIDQDNFLSPDVSGGIEIYNGDGKIKVSNTLESRLDLLAQQMMPEIRVALFGANPNRKFLD; this is translated from the exons ATGGCGCTCAGCGATGCCGACGTTCAGAAGCAG ATCAAACACATGATGGCCTTCATCGAGCAGGAGGCCAATGAGAAGGCAGAAGAAATCGATGCAAAG GCGGAGGAAGAGTTCAACATTGAGAAGGGCCGGCTGGTCCAGACCCAGAGGCTGAAGATAATGGAGTACTACGAGAAGAAGGAGAAGCAGAtcgagcagcagaagaaaat TCAAATGTCAAACCTGATGAACCAAGCCCGGCTGAAGGTCCTGAAGGCCCGGGACGATATGATCTCT GAAATGCTAAACGAGGCCCGCCAGCGGCTCGCTAACATCGCTAAAGACCCAGCCAGGTATTCAGCCCTGATGGACGGATTGATGCTGCAG GGGTTCTATCAGCTGCTGGAGACCAAAGTGATCATTCGCTGCCGCAAACAGGACATTCAGTTGGTGCAG CAATCCATCCAGAAGAATATCTCCGTTTATAAAGCAGCCGTGAAGAAGAACCTGGAGGTCCGCATCGACCAGGACAACTTCCTCTCTCCAGATGT ATCTGGAGGTATAGAGATCTATAACGGCGATGGGAAAATCAAAGTGTCCAACACCCTGGAGAGTCGACTGGACCTCCTGGCTCAGCAG atgatgcCTGAAATCCGAGTGGCTCTGTTCGGTGCCAACCCAAACCGCAAGTTTTTGGACTGA
- the si:ch211-214j24.14 gene encoding bcl-2-like protein 13 codes for MGDIDPEDTKSVDSSDGAVLAGEENHSSNSDMVHLEREEAEMLEEAEERRWRKKEEEEEDEELQASVLSMLQAPETEEVLASAEEPRAEREPSEFRQVVPPMALPPLPVVKLDPPSTTSTPVPSATTSEVEELYPTQGLLPPSILVPTATEPPERGPDQPGFSHVPLPDTEEHSVKAKEQPSAPKTRSLSSSELLFRGAALVAVVGVVAYGAVVYCKK; via the coding sequence ATGGGCGACATAGACCCGGAGGACACCAAGAGCGTTGACAGCAGTGACGGTGCGGTTCTAGCCGGAGAGGAGAATCACTCCTCCAACTCTGACATGGTCCACCTGGAGCGAGAGGAGGCGGAGATGCTCGAGGAGGCGGAGGAgaggagatggagaaaaaaggaggaggaggaggaagacgaggagctGCAGGCGAGCGTGCTGAGCATGCTCCAGGCTCCAGAAACTGAGGAGGTCCTGGCGTCAGCGGAGGAGCCTCGTGCTGAGAGGGAGCCATCGGAGTTCAGACAAGTGGTTCCCCCCATGGCTCTGCCTCCTCTGCCTGTTGTCAAACTGGACCCCCCCTCCACAACATCCACCCCGGTCCCTTCAGCCACAACCTCTGAAGTAGAAGAGCTTTACCCCACTCAGGGCCTTCTCCCACCTTCTATCCTTGTTCCTACAGCCACAGAGCCTCCAGAACGGGGTCCGGACCAACCTGGATTCTCACACGTCCCCCTTCCGGACACTGAGGAACATTCAGTTAAAGCCAAGGAGCAGCCGAGCGCACCAAAGACCAGATCTCTGAGCTCCTCTGAGCTGCTGTTCCGAGGCGCAGCGTTAGTGGCCGTTGTCGGAGTGGTGGCTTACGGTGCCGTGGTCTACTgcaaaaagtag
- the spic gene encoding transcription factor Spi-C isoform X1: MASSEGNTQTYKLASLDHDINQHFQDAIDVIQQHSHNPYYESDYKYYETLVNQQSPGQCQISCYHIPHRLDISASPYDWSETAQQSWSQVMPDVSLSHPAQNESSHFFSILPPQRNSKGRKKLRLYEYLHEALNDPSMGDSIQWTDSGSGTFHFISKNKEKLAECWGQRKGNRKTMTYQKMARALRNYSRTGEIVKVRRKLTYQFNPDILHRLGSAQVPVHLPCQPTQKEVHSQQENTSEQSYCSSAPADWHSWYEHYQQQQEDYDLASSFASHTLTKL; this comes from the exons ATGGCCTCAAGTGAGGGAAACACTCAGACATATAAGCTG GCATCTTTAGACCATGACATCAACCAGCACTTTCAGGATGCAATAGACGTGATTCAGCAGCATTCACATAATCCATACTACGAATCAG ATTACAAATATTACGAGACCCTGGTTAACCAGCAGTCACCTGGCCAGTGTCAGATCTCCTGCTACCACATCCCACATCGGCTCGATATTTCAGCTTCGCCGTATGACTGGAGCGAGACAGCT CAGCAGTCCTGGTCTCAGGTCATGCCTGATGTCTCCCTGAGCCACCCGGCCCAGAACGAATCCTCACATTTCTTCTCCATCCTTCCACCACAGAGGAACAGCAAAG GCCGTAAGAAGCTCAGACTTTACGAATACCTCCATGAAGCTCTGAACGACCCCAGCATGGGCGACTCGATACAGTGGACGGACAGCGGCAGCGGCACCTTCCACTTCATCTCCAAGAACAAGGAGAAGCTGGCTGAGTGCTGGGGCCAGCGCAAGGGCAACCGCAAGACCATGACCTATCAGAAGATGGCGAGGGCTCTGAGAAACTACAGCCGCACGGGTGAGATCGTCAAGGTGCGCCGCAAGCTCACCTACCAGTTCAACCCGGACATCCTGCACAGGCTCGGCTCCGCGCAGGTGCCCGTGCACCTGCCCTGCCAGCCCACGCAGAAGGAAGTCCACAGCCAGCAGGAGAACACGTCCGAGCAGAGCTACTGCAGCTCGGCGCCGGCGGACTGGCACAGCTGGTACGAACactaccagcagcagcaggaagactACGACCTGGCCTCAAGCTTCGCCTCACACACCTTGACCAAACTCTGA
- the spic gene encoding transcription factor Spi-C isoform X2 gives MASSEGNTQTYKLASLDHDINQHFQDAIDVIQQHSHNPYYESDYKYYETLVNQQSPGQCQISCYHIPHRLDISASPYDWSETAQSWSQVMPDVSLSHPAQNESSHFFSILPPQRNSKGRKKLRLYEYLHEALNDPSMGDSIQWTDSGSGTFHFISKNKEKLAECWGQRKGNRKTMTYQKMARALRNYSRTGEIVKVRRKLTYQFNPDILHRLGSAQVPVHLPCQPTQKEVHSQQENTSEQSYCSSAPADWHSWYEHYQQQQEDYDLASSFASHTLTKL, from the exons ATGGCCTCAAGTGAGGGAAACACTCAGACATATAAGCTG GCATCTTTAGACCATGACATCAACCAGCACTTTCAGGATGCAATAGACGTGATTCAGCAGCATTCACATAATCCATACTACGAATCAG ATTACAAATATTACGAGACCCTGGTTAACCAGCAGTCACCTGGCCAGTGTCAGATCTCCTGCTACCACATCCCACATCGGCTCGATATTTCAGCTTCGCCGTATGACTGGAGCGAGACAGCT CAGTCCTGGTCTCAGGTCATGCCTGATGTCTCCCTGAGCCACCCGGCCCAGAACGAATCCTCACATTTCTTCTCCATCCTTCCACCACAGAGGAACAGCAAAG GCCGTAAGAAGCTCAGACTTTACGAATACCTCCATGAAGCTCTGAACGACCCCAGCATGGGCGACTCGATACAGTGGACGGACAGCGGCAGCGGCACCTTCCACTTCATCTCCAAGAACAAGGAGAAGCTGGCTGAGTGCTGGGGCCAGCGCAAGGGCAACCGCAAGACCATGACCTATCAGAAGATGGCGAGGGCTCTGAGAAACTACAGCCGCACGGGTGAGATCGTCAAGGTGCGCCGCAAGCTCACCTACCAGTTCAACCCGGACATCCTGCACAGGCTCGGCTCCGCGCAGGTGCCCGTGCACCTGCCCTGCCAGCCCACGCAGAAGGAAGTCCACAGCCAGCAGGAGAACACGTCCGAGCAGAGCTACTGCAGCTCGGCGCCGGCGGACTGGCACAGCTGGTACGAACactaccagcagcagcaggaagactACGACCTGGCCTCAAGCTTCGCCTCACACACCTTGACCAAACTCTGA